ACTGGGGCGCCTGCATCGCCTGCGTGGCCTCTGGCACTGCAGAGGAGCCCAGTGGGGGAAGACATCTGGAGATGCTGCCATGGGACAGGCTGGCACCAGCACACAGGACATGACCTTGGGGCGTAGAGCCCCAGGCACACCCGCTCACCCCAACCTGCCACTTGGCTTCTGGTGGGTGAGGTTCCAGGACAGGATGTCAGGCCCTCACTCTTCGGCTGACAGCAGACAGAAGTGCCCTGAAAGCACCCCATGTGCCACGACTgcccacagcaggcccctccccataGGCCATACTTTCTCCTGCACACCCGCCACCTCCGCTTAGGAAGGCAAGTCTGGGGGCCTTTGTGGGGCAGGGAGTCTGACCCCAGCGTGAATCCCAGGCAGCGACTGTGTGGTTACTCTGCCTGGAGttctgcacccccgcccccaggccgaTGGGAGCAGCACCTGCCACAAAATCATGGGGGTGAGACACGCCGCGTAGGAAGCTCAGCATCCGAGGGGGCCGGGAAGTGGATGCAGCAACTCTTCCCTGGGCTGCAATTCGACCAGGGCCGACTGGCCTCAGAAACTGGCCACACGACTTGCACAGCCTCCACCCCACTCACCACCGTACCTTGAACAAGTAGACGCCCACCAGGAAGAGCAGGTGCTGGAAAGCactggccttggccttggcctctGGGGGGCAGGCGTCCAGCTCCTTCAGCGTCTGCAGCATCCTGGGGTGACATGGGCATGCTCTCAGGCCACCATCCCCCACTGGACCTCAGGTGTCCCACCTCCCCAAAGGCAACCACGGCCCCTTACCGGTCCCAAGCCTGGCGCTGCTGTGAGCTGAAGGGTGTCAGGGGAGTCACATTGCGGCTGCGGTTCAATAGCGAGTCCGCGAATTGTACCAAGCGGTGGGTCCAGGGTGGCCGGTCCTGGGTGGGCTCTGGCGCCTGCCTGAACTGCGTGCTGAGGGTCTGCAGCAGGCTGGGCAAGGATGGGGCTGGGGTCACAGACCGGGCCGCCCACACCCTGACCTGCTGGAGCTCACTAGGCCTCTGTGCTCTCCAAGCCAAGAAGccccccacccagcctgcccGCAGCCCACCTGAAGAAGGCACTGCTGACCACCTCCCGGGTCCGGCTCTCCAGAGGGAAGGAGAACCGCTGTTCGGTCTCTGGAATCTGGGATGTAGGCTTCTTTGTTTCGAAGAACGAGTGGAAGAAACAAAACCTGGAGAGGGTGGGAGAGCCAGGGatggccgcagccccctcccaggAGGGTACCACCCAGCGCCCAGGGCCAGTGGCAGCACAAGGAACGTTTCCCAAGTCTCATCTCCAGCCTGCACAAACAGGCTCTGCACACAAGGGCTGCCTTCTTCTGGGACCATGGTGAGGGCTGCAGGAGACCCCCTGAGACAGGAGGCCAGTGTTGGGGGCCCCTGCAAGGGGTACGAGTGGCCCTCCAGTGCTGACCCAGCCCCCAGGCTTCAGGCTCCAGGGAGACCACACCAGGTCTAGGACCAGACAAAAGGCCCATTCTTGTCCCCCGTGGGGTGCGGGGGGCAGAGCCTGCCCTACCTGGCCACCTCCTCAATcacatcctcctccttctctgcatGCAAAGCGTCCACCATGCTGACCAGGCGAAGGATGACCCACTTCCGCAGCCGCAGCACAGCACGCTCAGGCCTGGTGGGTGGGAGCCAGGTTACGGGAGCCACTCAGgttctctgccccccaccctggagACTGACACTAGCTCCTCCAACCACAGCACAGGAACACGTGAGGAAACCCAGACCCTGAGTTCAGGGgctcccctgcccttcccttgcCCTGCCCAGGCCCCGCGGGAAGGAGGGCTGAGCTCTCCTGGCTCCACTTGGCCACTCACACGTGCAGCGAGGCATCCTGAGCTTTCTTCTGGCCGCTGGTGCTGAAGTCCACCAGGGAGTCCAGGTCAGGCCGGAGAAACATGTCCCGCAGCCAGGCCACGTAGCCCTTGAGAGCAGGGGCACTCAGGGATCGCACAACCCTCCAGAACGTAGGCAGGACAGGGAGGCCCTGGTTGGTGACGCACGTGAAGGCCACCACCACAGCCAGCTGCCGCTCGGGGTCATCCCGGCAGCTTTCCAGGAAGGCACTCAAGTACTCGTTCATCTCCGGAGCAAACTTGAACTGGTTTGGGAGCTGCGAGGAGTCAGGCCCAACATTGGGGTCACCAGCCAGGAGGCCCACGGCCCCGCCAGCCTCTCCCCAACAGATGAGACTGAGGCCTGGGAAGCCCAAGCCCTGTATGCAGCCAGGCTGAGCCACGCTGTGGCCCTGACGCCATccacctgctcctgccccaggtggCCCTCCGCCCACTCTCACCTGCTGTACCTGACAGGCTGCTTTCTAGGCCCAGGACGGAGGAGCAGCGGAGCAGGGTGCAGACAGGCTATTCTATACTCTGACCAGGTTCAAACCCCACATCTCAAGCACCTGGCTATAGTGCTATGGGGCTCAGCACCCAGCAATGCCCACGGGGGCACCACAGCCACGAGGCTTTGGGTGGTGGCGGGTTTCACGTTCATGACAACCCTTCACACTGGGCCCCTCGTGGCATCTCACAGATAAAGAAAGCGTGGCACAGAAAAAGCTGGCCACTAACTTTTCAGGGTCATGGAGTTCCAGGTGGTGCATCTGGGACATGGAGCCGCCGAtctggcctccctgccccactccgCACAGAACAGAAACCCACTATAGGGATGGGAGGTGAGGACAGCCCCCCAGGAGTACTTCCTGGGCACCGGGGAAGCCATGAGTGCTCTAGGGGCTCTAACCCTATCACATTCACAGCACCTAAGAAAGACACCGGTCACAACAGAGGCGGCAGGCCCAGGCCGGGGGAGTCAGCCTGGCTCTCTACTCTGAACTCCTAACCAGCACCTGATTCCCCCATCCAGTGCGCAGTGTAGCATGGGGCCATGCACAGTGCTCAGTATGTCAGGGACCAAGATGACTCTCCCCATTGACACCAGCTGGGGACGGGGGAGGTCTGGGTGGGCCGCTGGCCACACGTGCCTCAGCTGAGGGGCCTGAGACCAGAAGGACTGACCTGGCCAAACCACCACCAGGTGGAAGGGACACCCAGTTCCCCAGCAAGACCACCGAGGTAGGAAGACCAGGATGCTGCAGCAAAGAGCAACGTTCTCGAGAAGCTGACCCAAGGGGTGGCCTGCCCCTCCTGGCAGTGCtgggctgctgggggaggggggatacCCACCTTAGCAGTGACCATGTGCTCCCCAAAATGCCGGATCAGGTCCCCCTGCATCACCAGCGGCAGCTGCTCCTTGGACAGCAGGGGCAGGGCAGTGCCCAGCAGGCGGAAACATAGGTAGCTGAGGGGTGTGCAGCAGAGCCTGGTCAGAGCCTGGGCCACACCAAGTGGTGTCTGGGGCCCCGAGCCCACCCCACCACCGAACAGGAAAGGAGGTGTGCAGAGGACAAGCGCCACACGTACCTGGCTGGCCAGAACTGCTTCTTCAGCAGCCCCTGCTCCACAACTTCCTTCCAGAACCATGGGAACCTGCCCTCCTGAAGCGCCAGGCGGAGCAGGTCCAGGGCCACAGTGGGCAGCTTGCGCTCCTTCTTCACAGAGGCAGCTGCCGTCTTCAGGACGTTCACCAGTCTGcggaagggatggagggaactCAGGGGGCACCGGCCAACCAGACAACAGGGTCCCTGGGGGAGCCCATCCTCCCACATCCCTCACACCTGGGGATGTTCTCATCTGAGAACAGGTTGACGGGTCCTATCAGCTCCTTCAGCTTCTCAGGCACCTTCTGCTGGGCCAAGAGGAAGAGCTCCAGGTGCTCAGGGGAGCCCAGCACCGAATTTAAGTCCGCCTTGAGGACTTTTGGCAGGATCTCCTGCAACACGGCTTCCGGGACCTGGGGTGGGGACACAAGTTggagtgggggtggtggcagCAGCTCCCCCAGCACCCTGTGTCACCTCTCCTGCCATGTAAGCCCCACGGGCTGTTCCATCTGCCTAGGGTCCCATGAGGTCCCGACAGTGCCAGTCTGGGGTGGGATAGCCACAATCCACCCTGGCAGGCATCAGGATCGTTACATGGTACCGGCTGAAAAGCtcaacctcccccaccccccagtcccaGGATTCTAGTAACTACCTGCTGGTGCTAACTagctacttttaaaattattcctctcggttttttttttttttttcaggagtggCTCATTTCTTACAGGAGGTAAATGGAGAGCTAGGACTTGGATTCAGGTCCTTCTAGCTCTGGGGCCAGGGCTATGCCAGTCCTTGCCTCTTCCTCAAGAGCAAAGGGTTCTAGATACGAGCACACCTCCATTTCCCAAGCAGGGCGAGGAGTCCTGGGGGGTTCCTCTCCATCCAAAACAACACATTTAATGTATTTGCCACATATTAGGTGCTATTCTAGGACTATATTGTCCAATGTGGCAAACACTGAGCTCTTGGAACGTGCTAACCTGACTGGAAATGTGCCATTAGGTACAAAACACACAACAGACTCTAGAAACCTGATGTGAAAAGAACATAAAGACACTCTGCACGTTTTTACACTTTGTGTTGAAATACTGCTCCAAGTACGTTAGACTAAACACCTATCTGTGACATAGCTCTCCCTAGAAcatctgtcttcctctgctctctTCAGTGTTTCCACATCGGGAGCGATGCCAGAGGTCCTGTGGCTGTTAAGCCCATACCTCAGACAGTATGTCCACCAGGGCCTTCTGAGGCTGTTCCTGCAAGTGGTTGTGGTGCTGGGCGAGGATCTGCAGCAGCTTTACCGCCTTCATCAGGGCCTCTGAGTCCTGGTGCCCACAGTGGGGAGAGGGCATATAAGCAGAGCATGCCACGGACCCCCAGCACTCCCAAGCCCCTCCATGTACCCTTACCCCCAAAGCGCTTACCTTCACTAGCCTGCCTGATTGAAAGAGGGCGAGCACCCCAAACAGGTTTGCAAAAAGAGCAGGTCTCATCATGGCCTAAAGAAAAATTTCAGGCTGAGATAAAAAGGGTCTGAGTAACCCCATCTGGGGCTGCCGATCTAAAGCCACTAGCTCTCTCACCTTCTTCGCTTTCTGCAGGTCATGCTTCTCCTGGATCTGCTGCAAGACGCTGCACAAGGGAATGTCTTCAAAAGACTGTAACAGCTACGGGGTTgaggggggagcaggagggcaagAGGGGCTCAGGGCGGAGGTCCAGCCTCCTCCCACGTGTCCCTCCAACTAGTACCCAGAGGCCCTGGTGCCCCTTGAAACTGCCCTTGCCCGAGCAGTGCTGGTGTGCAACGCTGCTGCTCAGCCCAATCTAGCCTCCCTGACTCATGCCCACCCACTCTACCTCCACCGCCTGCTCTGAGCTGCCCACAGGGGGTTCCTGAGGGACTGGGTCTGAAATGGCCTCCCACATGCCCTTGTGCCTCAGGGGTGGCCTATACCCGGCAGAATTACCGCTGGAAGAGAAAAAGCCCTGATCCCTGAAAATACAAAGCAACCCACCCTGGAGCTCACAATACCCCCTAAATGCACCTCTGAGACCAGCCAACCCCTGGGCCGAAGCAGGAAACCAGCTCGCCCTCCCCTCCACCCGCCTGCGCTTCTCTGTGGGCGGCAGGCCTGCGGGGACGCCAGCTTCGGCTCGGATGCCACCAACCCCCGGGACCACCGGCTCCGCATGCTGCTGAGACGAGCACCCTCCCAGCTTCTCCCTTGTCCCCACTGCTCCGACCCGCACCGCTGGGCCCCCTTCCAGGAGCCGCCTCCTCACCTGTGCCAGGGCCACACTGTAGCAGGGCCGGGCAGTCTCCCGGCCGGCCCCGAGCCCGGTGACGAGGCGCTTCAGGGCGTACTTCATCTCGGACCCCTGCCCAGCAAGCGCGTGCAGCGGTCAGAACGGTCGTGCCGCGCTGGCCCGgggccccccgccgccgccccgggccccccccggccctcctccGCGGCCCCGGGCCCCCCCCGCCCTgtgcaccccccgccctcctccgcgGCCCCGGGCCCCCCCCGCCCTgtgcaccccccgccctcctccgcggccccggcccccccccccgtgcaccccccgccctcctccgccgccgccgcaccTGTGGCCTCGCGCGCAGATACTCCAGCAGGTTCTCCGTGGCCGCCAGCCGCGTCTCCTGCTCCGGCTTCGCGATGTCCCAGAAGAAGTCCAAGAACTCGCGGCTCTGCTTCAGCAGGCCCTCACGATCGGCGGGCCGGGCGCCGCTGTCGGCCGCCCCCCCGGGGCTCCCAGGCTCCGCGGCCGCGCGGCTCTCCGTCTCCGCCATGCTCCCGACCACGTGGGCCCGGCCGCGGCCTCTTCCGGGTCAGGTCGCGGCGCCTGCGCACTGGGtacccggggggcggggcctgccgggcGGACGGGCGGGGGGGCGGTCCGCGCGGGGTggattggtttattttttatttaaagattttatctatttattcatgacaggcagagagagagagaggcagagacacaggcagagggaggagcaggctccatgcgggagcccgacgcgggactcgatccccggcccccaggatcgcgcccgggctgcaggcggcgccacaCCGCTGGGCCGCGGGGTGTGCACCAGGGGCTGCCCAGGGTTGGCTGATTccaagacttacttattttacagcgagcgagcgagcagggggagggcagggggagagagagcttCAGGCGGACTCCCCGAtgggcagagcctgatgcggggctcgatcccaccacctgagctgagatcaggacctgagccgagaccgagagccctccaggcacccccccgccccgctgggATTTTAATCTGAGCACGGCTACAGAGTCCTCGGAGGGTTTGCAAGCCTTGATGCTGTTTACATTTTTGGAAGCTTATTCCTCGGCCACTTGAGGAGAGGATTGTAGGATTGCAGGGGGAGGATCTACCCAATGGGTACTGGGGGTGGAGCAAAGTAATAGGTCAGTCCAGCGACTTAGACTTCGGAGCTGGTGTAGGGAAGAAGAGACAGGGCTAACCCAGCCAGGTAGACAGAGGCACCGCTTAGctatttgagtgtctgccttaggctcagggcgtgaccctgaagtcccaggatctagtcccacatcaggctccctacacagagcctgcttccccttctgcctgtgtctctgcctctttctatgtctctcatggataaataaacatcttaaaaaaaaaaaaaaagaggtccatGGAATCAGAGGGAACCTCTGCgagggcagggaggagccaggtgggcccccccgcccctcccccgtgCCTGCACTAGAGATGCAGTCTCTGGAGGGTAGCAGTCCTAGGGACCCCAGCCCTGGGGGATGAGGGGGCGGGCCATGTCAGGGCCAATACCCCCCTCCTTAGATCCCACAACCTCACCTCCTATCCCCCTTCTCAACCCCTTGCTTTGCTGCTTTCGGGATATGAAAACGTGTACCTTGTGTAGACGTCGCCCCAGGAGGCAGAGGGTTGAGCGGGGCAGGGGCAAGCCTCAGGACCCTAGCCAGGGCTCTGCTGTGCTGCCCAAGGGGGAAGCCATGACAGGCACTTGGGAACCTGGGAAGCAGAATTGGCACAGGCATCCAGgagatttgatatttattttgtttccagatCAGCTGACAGAGGTCAGCAGAGGGTGGGTGTCCTGAAGAGGAGGCCAGAGAGGTCTGCCTGCTCCTCCCATGGGGCCTGTGGCCAAGGCATGAGCTTGGCACCCTTCTACCTGTCCTTCTCAGAGCTGGATCTGAACTCGGGGCTGGTGCTGCGGCCTGGTGCTCTTACCCATTACCCTCAGTATCCTTAAGCGAAAAAAGACTCAGATCTGGAGTCCAGATTGGTGACCAGGTCAGAGGCTGTGAGCACATAATTTGTGCACACTCTGCATGCAGGTCATCCCTGCCGggcctgctctgcccctgcctgcagGCCTgagaacccccaccccaccctcactgCTACACACTGCCTCCTTAGAAGCCCTGGAAGGTGCAGCAGCCACTGGGGATGCTGGAGACGTGGGCGTGCTCTGCATGAGCGGCCACCTGGAGCAGGATCCCTTGGCCGCAAATGCTAGTGTTCTGTGTCGGTCCCTGGTGCTGCCAGTGCTGGGCCTGGTTTTGGGGCCCAGCCAGGTGACCAAGCAGGGCACGAGTTGTGACCCTGGCCACATCAGGGGCTCCTGAAGCCACCAGCCCCAGCACATCAGCATCTGTGTCATCCAAGCTGCTGTGAAGGACGAGGGGACAGGCCCAGGCACTAGCGGCAGGTGCAGCCACCAGATCACTAAGTAGAACCCCAGTGCTTGGGGACAGGTGTCCAGAGCCAAAGGAGCTGTTGAGTGAGGAGATTAGAAGGAGCACGGAGCCACTGCTGTCTATGGTGGCCAGGACACTGCCCACAGGGGTCACAGGAGTTTGTGGGAGTGGTAGACAGAGGTCGGGAGGGGGCCTTCCAGAATGCAGGGCTGCCTGCAACATGGCCAGCAGCTCTGGGCCAGCAGAGGGGCTGCGGGTGGTGGACAGGACACCCTGGGGCACAGCCAGCTGCAGTGCCGGCTCCAGGGAGGGTGTGGGCCCCACGGAGGGTGCCTGCAGCCCCAGGTCTCTGAGTAGTGGCCTCAGTAGGGCCTCCCCGGcgaggtctggggtgggggccaGTGCTGCCCTGTGTAGCACAGCCGCCAGGCTTGGGTTGGTGGCTcgggccccagggcccaggggcgTCCCGTCACTGTGGCATAGCAGTGGACAGAGACCCTCTGTGCCCTGCGCAGCCAGAGCCCCAGCCAGGGCCGTGTCTACCAGGAAGCCCTCCTGAGCCAGCGTGCTGGGGCCAGTCAGCAGCCGTGGCCAGGGCAGGCGGCCGAAGTGCGTGTGCAGCAAGCGCAGAGTCTGCAGAGCAGACGGCAGCCCCAGGCCCGGGGCCAGGGTCCGGGCTGGGCCCGACGTCAGGGCGGTCGATCTGCCCGAGGTGCCGTTATGGAAGAGACCCCAGAACGTGGCACCTGCAGGGGAGAAAGGGGTCACACAGGACTCGGTGACACGGGGGTCGGGAGTCACTGCCTGGGCTGGAGACAGGGGTCGTTAACCAGGCCCGGGGTCATGACCCCTCGGACCTTGGAACAGGGGCCACAGCCCAGAGTGGAGGCTCCTAACTCTCCTGGGTCCTGCCACCAACCGGCCTTGAGCTTGGGGCCCGAGTTCCCGGGCGCCGAGCAGGCCTGGGGTGGAGGGTCACTGACCTAGCCCCGTGGCGTGAGGGTGCACCACTGCCAGACACAGAGCTGCTCCCACTCCGGCGTCCACCACGTTGCCGCCGGCGGCAAGCAGCTCTCGGCCCAGGTGGGAGCACATGGCTGCAACAGGAAGAGACGGTGTTGGGTGGGGAGGGTCCGCAGCCAGGCCGCCCCCCCACCGTCCCTTCCCCAGCACCTCCCGGCACTGACCTGCAGGGCTGATGGTGGCACCGCGGTGATACACGCCAGGGGTGTGGGAGTGCCCACTGGGCGGGGCTACTCCTGAGCCCGGACTTCCTGTGGGGTCGCCCCTGGCATGGAGTTGCCTGGCGGCCAGCGAGAGGCCAACGGCCAGCAGCAGCAGAGCAGCGACTAGGCGAGCCCAGGCCCCGGGCAGCCTGTCAACCTTTCTCCTGCCGAGACAGGTGTCCTG
This window of the Canis lupus dingo isolate Sandy chromosome 5, ASM325472v2, whole genome shotgun sequence genome carries:
- the MYBBP1A gene encoding myb-binding protein 1A isoform X2 produces the protein MAETESRAAAEPGSPGGAADSGARPADREGLLKQSREFLDFFWDIAKPEQETRLAATENLLEYLRARPQGSEMKYALKRLVTGLGAGRETARPCYSVALAQLLQSFEDIPLCSVLQQIQEKHDLQKAKKAMMRPALFANLFGVLALFQSGRLVKDSEALMKAVKLLQILAQHHNHLQEQPQKALVDILSEVPEAVLQEILPKVLKADLNSVLGSPEHLELFLLAQQKVPEKLKELIGPVNLFSDENIPRLVNVLKTAAASVKKERKLPTVALDLLRLALQEGRFPWFWKEVVEQGLLKKQFWPASYLCFRLLGTALPLLSKEQLPLVMQGDLIRHFGEHMVTAKLPNQFKFAPEMNEYLSAFLESCRDDPERQLAVVVAFTCVTNQGLPVLPTFWRVVRSLSAPALKGYVAWLRDMFLRPDLDSLVDFSTSGQKKAQDASLHVPERAVLRLRKWVILRLVSMVDALHAEKEEDVIEEVARFCFFHSFFETKKPTSQIPETEQRFSFPLESRTREVVSSAFFSLLQTLSTQFRQAPEPTQDRPPWTHRLVQFADSLLNRSRNVTPLTPFSSQQRQAWDRMLQTLKELDACPPEAKAKASAFQHLLFLVGVYLFKSPVESCDLLGDIQTCIKKSLGEKTRRTRSKAANPQEPPWVEVLVEILLALLAQPSHLMRQVARTVFSHICSHLTPRALQLILDVLNPEQSPEEDSVVVTDDSEKQLESEGDKSSESEDDKHSASEEDSDEEDSDEEDRDGDVDQGFREQLMAVLQAGKALGTVDGEDDDDDELGDEAMMALDQSLASLFAEQKLRIQARRDEKNKLRKEKVLRRDFQIRALDLIEVLVTKQPENPLVLELLEPLLDIIRRSMRSSSSKQEQDLLHKTARIFTHHLCRSRHYCHDVGRCVGPLYAQVERLVEQAGRQADTTISLYYFNAALYLLRVLKGNATDPACKTQKKEKAGPKPRAPEATGGLDLSLVTPVYSSALTSFLTKRNSPLTIPMFLSLFSRHPVLCKSLLPVVIQHVSGPARPRHQAQACVLLQKALPTRELRLCFEDPEWEQLVGQILAKVTENLRTLGEAQAKSEQQKELSSLGLLNTLFRTVHQEAPQIGEEGCQGSPQCCGDPCQHQEEEEGVFARDQEAQEA
- the GGT6 gene encoding glutathione hydrolase 6 isoform X3, which produces MAVRRDHGGQVSTGPVLYQKLALWDPSLGSEEEEETETLELVIPNSWSPQDSLRRKVDRLPGAWARLVAALLLLAVGLSLAARQLHARGDPTGSPGSGVAPPSGHSHTPGVYHRGATISPAGATFWGLFHNGTSGRSTALTSGPARTLAPGLGLPSALQTLRLLHTHFGRLPWPRLLTGPSTLAQEGFLVDTALAGALAAQGTEGLCPLLCHSDGTPLGPGARATNPSLAAVLHRAALAPTPDLAGEALLRPLLRDLGLQAPSVGPTPSLEPALQLAVPQGVLSTTRSPSAGPELLAMLQAALHSGRPPPDLCLPLPQTPVTPVGSVLATIDSSGSVLLLISSLNSSFGSGHLSPSTGVLLSDLVAAPAASAWACPLVLHSSLDDTDADVLGLVASGAPDVARVTTRALLGHLAGPQNQAQHWQHQGPTQNTSICGQGILLQVAAHAEHAHVSSIPSGCCTFQGF
- the GGT6 gene encoding glutathione hydrolase 6 isoform X1; translation: MAVRRDHGGQVSTGPVLYQKLALWDPSLGSEEEEETETLELVIPNSWSPQDSLRRKVDRLPGAWARLVAALLLLAVGLSLAARQLHARGDPTGSPGSGVAPPSGHSHTPGVYHRGATISPAAMCSHLGRELLAAGGNVVDAGVGAALCLAVVHPHATGLGATFWGLFHNGTSGRSTALTSGPARTLAPGLGLPSALQTLRLLHTHFGRLPWPRLLTGPSTLAQEGFLVDTALAGALAAQGTEGLCPLLCHSDGTPLGPGARATNPSLAAVLHRAALAPTPDLAGEALLRPLLRDLGLQAPSVGPTPSLEPALQLAVPQGVLSTTRSPSAGPELLAMLQAALHSGRPPPDLCLPLPQTPVTPVGSVLATIDSSGSVLLLISSLNSSFGSGHLSPSTGVLLSDLVAAPAASAWACPLVLHSSLDDTDADVLGLVASGAPDVARVTTRALLGHLAGPQNQAQHWQHQGPTQNTSICGQGILLQVAAHAEHAHVSSIPSGCCTFQGF
- the GGT6 gene encoding glutathione hydrolase 6 isoform X2; its protein translation is MEPAAGPVLYQKLALWDPSLGSEEEEETETLELVIPNSWSPQDSLRRKVDRLPGAWARLVAALLLLAVGLSLAARQLHARGDPTGSPGSGVAPPSGHSHTPGVYHRGATISPAAMCSHLGRELLAAGGNVVDAGVGAALCLAVVHPHATGLGATFWGLFHNGTSGRSTALTSGPARTLAPGLGLPSALQTLRLLHTHFGRLPWPRLLTGPSTLAQEGFLVDTALAGALAAQGTEGLCPLLCHSDGTPLGPGARATNPSLAAVLHRAALAPTPDLAGEALLRPLLRDLGLQAPSVGPTPSLEPALQLAVPQGVLSTTRSPSAGPELLAMLQAALHSGRPPPDLCLPLPQTPVTPVGSVLATIDSSGSVLLLISSLNSSFGSGHLSPSTGVLLSDLVAAPAASAWACPLVLHSSLDDTDADVLGLVASGAPDVARVTTRALLGHLAGPQNQAQHWQHQGPTQNTSICGQGILLQVAAHAEHAHVSSIPSGCCTFQGF
- the GGT6 gene encoding glutathione hydrolase 6 isoform X4, which codes for MEPAAGPVLYQKLALWDPSLGSEEEEETETLELVIPNSWSPQDSLRRKVDRLPGAWARLVAALLLLAVGLSLAARQLHARGDPTGSPGSGVAPPSGHSHTPGVYHRGATISPAGATFWGLFHNGTSGRSTALTSGPARTLAPGLGLPSALQTLRLLHTHFGRLPWPRLLTGPSTLAQEGFLVDTALAGALAAQGTEGLCPLLCHSDGTPLGPGARATNPSLAAVLHRAALAPTPDLAGEALLRPLLRDLGLQAPSVGPTPSLEPALQLAVPQGVLSTTRSPSAGPELLAMLQAALHSGRPPPDLCLPLPQTPVTPVGSVLATIDSSGSVLLLISSLNSSFGSGHLSPSTGVLLSDLVAAPAASAWACPLVLHSSLDDTDADVLGLVASGAPDVARVTTRALLGHLAGPQNQAQHWQHQGPTQNTSICGQGILLQVAAHAEHAHVSSIPSGCCTFQGF